In Terriglobales bacterium, a single genomic region encodes these proteins:
- the fliD gene encoding flagellar filament capping protein FliD, translated as MATLPINLNSGAASGNGIDVTAVVDQLMATARLPETLMKAQQAQLALQSAALATINNLLANLLTNANALSDASGALDSRAVTSSQSNILTASVLSSAALGSHTIVVANLATTGSAYSNSLADGTTTFATGVFTLQVGANSTPITVDSSNNTQNKLAAYINSHSYGVTASVIKDDKGTRLTFVANVSGDSGNITIDNSTNTTGLTFNLGSAGANANLSVDSVPISSATNTITGAIPGVTLNLLSSAPSTPVTITISRDVSTATQAINNFVTNYNNLIKTINAQFTYNPISNTAGPLAADSSLSNLQSQVLFDVSYAIDHNNGIVNLASIGVNMNNDGTLTVDSVALNDALTNHSADVKNFFQQASPAGFATHLKAELTVLNDPTSGLLYTDLAGIKNSQDSISRQIDDFEVRMAAKQDLLTREYVQIDVMLRQLPLLQASVSGQLASLAGLNPTGH; from the coding sequence ATGGCAACACTTCCCATCAATCTGAACAGCGGAGCCGCATCCGGCAATGGCATAGATGTGACCGCCGTCGTTGATCAGCTCATGGCCACGGCTCGGTTACCTGAAACGTTGATGAAAGCTCAGCAGGCCCAGCTTGCATTGCAGTCTGCCGCCCTGGCCACCATCAATAACTTGCTTGCCAACCTCCTCACTAATGCCAACGCGCTGAGCGATGCATCCGGAGCTCTCGACTCCCGCGCCGTCACCTCTTCCCAAAGCAACATTCTTACTGCCAGCGTGCTGTCATCCGCAGCACTGGGTTCACATACCATCGTCGTCGCGAACCTGGCCACCACTGGCTCTGCCTACAGCAACTCACTGGCAGACGGCACAACCACCTTTGCCACCGGCGTCTTCACCCTTCAGGTGGGAGCAAATTCAACTCCCATCACGGTGGACAGCAGCAACAATACTCAGAATAAGTTGGCGGCCTATATAAACAGCCACTCTTATGGTGTAACCGCCAGCGTGATCAAGGATGACAAGGGCACCCGCCTGACCTTCGTTGCAAATGTCAGCGGTGATTCTGGCAACATCACCATTGACAACAGCACCAATACCACCGGCCTCACTTTCAACCTCGGCTCAGCTGGCGCCAACGCCAACCTAAGCGTAGACAGCGTACCCATCAGCAGCGCCACCAATACCATTACCGGCGCGATACCAGGCGTCACCCTGAATCTGTTGAGCAGCGCGCCCTCCACTCCGGTTACCATCACCATCTCCCGCGACGTCTCCACTGCCACCCAGGCCATCAACAATTTTGTAACCAACTACAACAATCTCATTAAGACGATCAACGCCCAATTTACCTATAATCCCATCTCCAATACCGCGGGACCACTGGCCGCGGACAGTTCGCTTAGCAACTTGCAGTCGCAAGTACTCTTTGACGTCTCTTACGCGATCGATCACAACAATGGCATCGTGAACCTCGCGTCCATCGGCGTGAACATGAATAATGATGGCACGCTGACGGTGGATAGCGTGGCATTGAACGACGCCCTTACCAACCACTCGGCTGACGTCAAGAACTTCTTTCAGCAGGCCTCGCCGGCTGGATTCGCCACCCACCTCAAGGCAGAACTCACCGTCCTCAACGACCCGACCTCAGGACTGCTGTACACCGATCTTGCGGGAATCAAAAATTCTCAGGATTCGATCTCCCGCCAGATTGACGACTTTGAAGTTCGCATGGCCGCCAAGCAGGACTTGTTGACTCGAGAGTACGTTCAGATTGACGTCATGCTGCGGCAACTCCCGCTGTTACAGGCTTCCGTCAGCGGACAGCTTGCCAGCCTGGCGGGTTTGAATCCAACGGGTCACTGA
- the fliS gene encoding flagellar export chaperone FliS yields the protein MTFDARRAYLESAVRGAPPTRLVVLLYEAAISDLQRALAAVRSGDVERRTAEIGHALAIVGQLQATLDLARGGEVAQNLDRFYSVVRAKLLEAQIKGSAELLEEQSGHFLSLRDAWLEVEKDVSRPTVLPNKTQSALPPPATPVTDGPAKQSKWSG from the coding sequence ATGACCTTCGACGCCAGACGCGCATACTTGGAATCCGCCGTCCGCGGAGCCCCGCCGACGCGCCTGGTAGTGCTTCTCTACGAGGCCGCTATCAGCGATCTGCAGCGCGCGCTCGCCGCCGTTCGCTCCGGAGACGTGGAGCGGCGCACTGCCGAGATCGGCCATGCACTGGCGATCGTCGGCCAACTCCAGGCCACTCTGGACCTCGCGCGTGGTGGTGAGGTTGCCCAGAATCTCGACCGCTTCTACTCGGTGGTTCGCGCCAAGCTTTTGGAAGCTCAAATCAAGGGCTCTGCCGAACTGCTCGAAGAGCAATCAGGCCACTTTCTCTCTCTTCGCGACGCATGGTTGGAAGTGGAGAAAGATGTTTCTCGTCCCACTGTTCTGCCCAACAAGACGCAGTCAGCTCTTCCGCCGCCGGCGACGCCGGTAACAGATGGACCTGCCAAGCAGTCAAAGTGGAGTGGATGA
- a CDS encoding response regulator: protein MSENNQNRDLERYKLLKGAYSRVARRLDVDRSFVSRVAHGERRSGRVEQALAAEMRRIEKRLAGKDHSAPESAVELASPASREIVKNSVLVVDDEPNVANTVAQILREHGFESRVAYGGQEAIREVAAHAPDIIISDVVMPHINGIEAAKAIHEISPGTRIVLFSGQAMTNDLLHTARSQGYSFELLPKPVEINTLLDTLRGTGESPFSIAPYAQA, encoded by the coding sequence TTGAGCGAAAACAACCAAAATCGCGACCTTGAGCGTTACAAGCTACTCAAAGGCGCCTACAGTCGCGTGGCCCGCCGGCTGGATGTTGACCGTTCGTTCGTCAGCCGCGTCGCCCACGGCGAGAGACGCTCTGGCCGAGTAGAGCAGGCGCTTGCCGCCGAGATGCGCCGCATTGAGAAACGGCTTGCCGGCAAGGACCATTCGGCTCCCGAATCGGCTGTCGAACTCGCATCCCCAGCTTCCCGAGAAATCGTAAAAAACTCTGTCCTGGTGGTGGACGACGAGCCCAACGTGGCCAATACCGTCGCCCAAATTCTGCGCGAACACGGCTTCGAGTCCCGTGTCGCCTATGGCGGCCAGGAGGCCATCCGCGAGGTCGCGGCCCACGCCCCGGACATTATTATTTCTGACGTGGTCATGCCCCACATCAACGGCATTGAGGCCGCCAAGGCCATTCACGAGATCTCCCCGGGCACGCGCATCGTCCTCTTCTCCGGCCAGGCGATGACCAACGACCTGCTGCACACTGCGCGTTCCCAGGGATATTCGTTCGAATTGCTCCCCAAGCCCGTCGAGATCAACACTCTTCTGGATACCCTTCGCGGCACCGGGGAGAGCCCGTTCTCCATTGCGCCTTACGCCCAGGCCTGA